A genomic stretch from Kribbella jejuensis includes:
- a CDS encoding helix-turn-helix transcriptional regulator, translating to MNTLPATTDRTAADKRQQRHELGVFLRSRRERIRPDEVGFAPGGRRRTPGLRREEVALLAGVGVTWYTWLEQGRDINVSAQVLEAVADTLRLDRQERNHLFTLAGLQVGPARGECAVLPPSVQKTLDAVTPYPAIVLNARYDILAFNEAYCRVVLDLREIPVEERNMLWVTFVSREWRCNFLESESMKLHMVAGFRAAMADHVGEAAWQDLLERLLARSPLFAELWERYEVAAPSTRIKLLENATAGVLRIEPVNLWLSQLGQLRATVYTAADDETEAKLRALAGGTLSAVM from the coding sequence ATGAACACTCTCCCAGCCACCACCGACAGAACTGCTGCCGACAAGAGGCAGCAGCGGCACGAGCTCGGGGTGTTCTTGCGCAGTCGCCGGGAACGCATCCGGCCGGACGAGGTCGGGTTCGCCCCGGGCGGCCGGCGTCGTACGCCGGGACTGCGCCGCGAGGAGGTCGCGCTGCTCGCCGGTGTGGGCGTCACCTGGTACACGTGGCTGGAGCAGGGCCGCGACATCAACGTCTCGGCGCAGGTGCTCGAAGCGGTCGCGGACACACTGCGCCTCGACCGGCAGGAGCGCAACCACCTCTTCACGCTCGCCGGGCTGCAGGTCGGCCCCGCCCGGGGCGAATGCGCGGTGCTGCCGCCGTCGGTTCAGAAGACGCTCGACGCGGTCACGCCGTACCCGGCGATCGTGCTGAACGCCCGGTACGACATCCTCGCGTTCAACGAGGCGTACTGCCGGGTGGTGCTCGACCTGCGCGAGATCCCGGTCGAGGAGCGGAACATGCTCTGGGTGACGTTCGTGTCGCGCGAGTGGCGCTGCAACTTCCTCGAGTCCGAGTCGATGAAGCTGCACATGGTCGCCGGATTCCGGGCGGCGATGGCCGACCACGTAGGAGAGGCGGCCTGGCAGGACCTGCTCGAGCGGTTGCTCGCCAGGTCACCGCTGTTCGCGGAGCTCTGGGAGCGGTACGAGGTGGCCGCTCCGAGTACGCGGATCAAGCTGCTCGAGAACGCGACCGCCGGCGTACTGCGGATCGAGCCGGTCAACCTGTGGCTGTCCCAACTCGGCCAACTCCGCGCGACCGTCTACACGGCGGCCGACGACGAGACCGAGGCGAAGCTGCGGGCGCTCGCTGGTGGAACGCTCAGCGCGGTTATGTGA
- a CDS encoding LysR family transcriptional regulator — MIDLGRLRALHAVAQYGSVNRAAEVLGYTPSAVSQQLAKLERETRTTLVERQGRGIVLTDAARQLATTAGRILELVEDAELTLEEQRGQAIGTLSIAAFPTAARGLLPSALARLVDDHADLDVRVLETDPFEAVAAVNRGEIDIAIVHDWHNTPLGLPEGLSRVKLGVDPADVLVPASHRLAGKEFVRAEDLVGERWICQPVGSICHEWLIRTMRRAGVEPDVAYSVAEYQTQLAMLARGLGIGLLPRLGRGPVPEGVVVVPLQPAPTRRLYAVWRTTTSRRPAITVTLATLKAAWPNRDTA, encoded by the coding sequence ATGATCGATCTCGGCCGGTTGCGCGCCCTGCATGCCGTCGCGCAGTACGGATCGGTCAACCGCGCGGCCGAGGTGCTCGGGTACACGCCCTCCGCGGTGTCGCAGCAGCTGGCCAAACTCGAGCGCGAGACGCGGACCACGCTGGTCGAGCGGCAGGGTCGTGGGATCGTGCTGACCGACGCGGCCCGGCAGTTGGCGACGACCGCGGGGCGGATCCTGGAGTTGGTCGAGGACGCCGAACTGACCCTGGAGGAGCAGCGCGGACAGGCGATCGGGACGCTGAGCATCGCCGCGTTCCCGACCGCGGCGCGCGGACTGCTGCCGTCGGCGCTGGCGCGACTGGTCGACGACCACGCTGATCTCGACGTCCGGGTCCTGGAGACGGATCCGTTCGAAGCCGTGGCCGCGGTGAATCGGGGCGAGATCGACATCGCGATCGTCCACGATTGGCACAACACCCCACTCGGCCTTCCGGAGGGACTGTCGCGGGTCAAGCTCGGCGTCGACCCGGCCGACGTACTAGTGCCTGCCTCACATCGCCTGGCAGGCAAGGAGTTCGTGCGCGCGGAGGATCTCGTCGGCGAACGGTGGATCTGCCAGCCGGTCGGGTCGATCTGCCACGAATGGCTGATCCGGACCATGCGCCGCGCGGGCGTCGAACCCGACGTCGCATACTCGGTCGCGGAGTACCAGACCCAGCTCGCGATGCTGGCCCGCGGCCTCGGCATCGGCCTGCTCCCCCGCCTCGGCCGCGGCCCGGTACCCGAGGGCGTGGTCGTCGTACCGCTGCAACCCGCCCCGACCCGACGCCTCTACGCCGTCTGGCGCACGACCACGTCCCGCCGCCCCGCGATCACCGTCACGCTCGCCACCCTGAAGGCCGCCTGGCCGAACCGCGACACCGCGTGA
- a CDS encoding EamA family transporter, with translation MKPRDLALALAVVVVWGINFVVIEVGLEGVPPLLLSALRFFFAAVPAIFVLGKPRVPWRYVVGVGLALGVAKFGLLFIAMNHGVPAGLASLVLQSQVIFTVLFAIAVLRERPRPAQLAGIVIACLGIALIVLDQQLSAPLGALALVIVAAGFWGVSNTITRYAKPPDTLRFMVWVSAVAVVPLLLLSLLTEGPRADADALRDIRWSGVGAIAYLAFAATLFGFGVWGYLLRQYDASTVAPFSLLVPVVGMSAAWVLRGEAVGPQQGIAAVLVIGGMACTIVRRRTRRTAAESGELVDSAA, from the coding sequence ATGAAGCCTCGTGACCTCGCCCTCGCCCTTGCCGTCGTCGTTGTCTGGGGCATCAACTTCGTCGTCATCGAGGTCGGTCTGGAGGGCGTACCGCCGCTGCTGCTGTCCGCGCTGCGATTCTTCTTCGCCGCCGTACCGGCGATCTTCGTACTCGGCAAGCCGCGCGTTCCGTGGCGGTACGTCGTCGGCGTCGGGCTCGCGCTCGGCGTGGCGAAATTCGGCCTGCTGTTCATCGCGATGAACCACGGCGTACCGGCTGGCCTGGCGTCGCTCGTACTGCAGAGCCAGGTGATCTTCACGGTCCTGTTCGCGATCGCAGTACTGCGGGAACGCCCGCGGCCGGCGCAGCTCGCCGGCATCGTGATCGCCTGTCTCGGGATCGCGCTGATCGTCCTGGACCAGCAACTGTCGGCGCCGCTCGGGGCGCTCGCGCTGGTGATCGTCGCCGCCGGGTTCTGGGGCGTGTCGAACACGATCACCCGGTACGCCAAGCCGCCGGACACGCTGCGCTTCATGGTGTGGGTCAGCGCCGTGGCCGTCGTACCGCTCCTGCTGCTCTCGCTCCTCACCGAGGGACCGCGCGCCGACGCCGACGCGCTGCGCGACATTCGGTGGAGCGGGGTCGGAGCGATCGCCTACCTCGCTTTTGCGGCCACGCTGTTCGGGTTCGGTGTCTGGGGTTACCTGTTGCGGCAGTACGACGCCAGCACCGTCGCGCCGTTCTCGCTGCTGGTGCCGGTCGTCGGGATGTCGGCGGCCTGGGTACTGCGCGGCGAGGCGGTCGGGCCGCAGCAGGGGATCGCCGCGGTGCTCGTGATCGGCGGGATGGCGTGCACGATCGTCCGCCGCCGGACCCGGCGCACCGCGGCCGAGTCCGGCGAACTGGTCGACTCAGCTGCCTGA
- a CDS encoding flavin reductase family protein yields MKRTVEPKVLYFGTPVVLISSLNPDGSTNLAPMSSAWWLGYTAMLGMGTSAQTVKNLIERPEIVLNLVDPDMVAALDRIALLTGSEEMSDAKRARGYRYEPDKFAAGGLTREPSSNGPDGVAESPINLEGTIQAIHEIGGPDSHLCSLEMRVERVQVREDLLMSNDRYIDPLRWDPLIMKFTEYFAGGAPAYPSSLARGWQMPPMAVSNTMSSAASGS; encoded by the coding sequence ATGAAGCGCACAGTCGAGCCCAAGGTCCTGTACTTCGGTACACCGGTCGTCCTGATCAGCTCGCTCAACCCGGACGGAAGTACGAACCTCGCCCCGATGTCGTCCGCGTGGTGGCTCGGGTACACCGCGATGCTCGGAATGGGTACCAGCGCCCAGACCGTGAAGAACCTCATCGAACGGCCGGAGATCGTGCTGAACCTGGTCGATCCGGACATGGTCGCCGCGCTCGACCGGATCGCGCTGCTCACCGGCTCGGAGGAGATGTCCGACGCCAAGCGGGCTCGCGGGTACCGCTACGAGCCCGACAAGTTCGCGGCCGGCGGGCTGACCCGCGAGCCTTCGTCGAACGGTCCGGACGGTGTTGCCGAGAGCCCGATCAACCTGGAGGGCACGATCCAGGCGATCCACGAGATCGGTGGACCCGACTCGCACCTGTGCTCGCTGGAGATGCGGGTCGAGCGGGTCCAGGTCCGCGAGGACCTGCTGATGAGCAACGACCGCTACATCGACCCGCTGCGCTGGGACCCGCTGATCATGAAGTTCACCGAATACTTCGCCGGCGGCGCCCCGGCCTACCCGTCATCCCTCGCCCGCGGCTGGCAGATGCCGCCGATGGCCGTCTCAAACACCATGTCGAGCGCCGCATCAGGCAGCTGA
- a CDS encoding serpin family protein: MDADVVRAVSELTSRWARTLPAENTVVAGLGVWPLLALLATGADEPGRAELAEAAGVDPASAATDAVRLVEAIEASDDLHAALGVWVDEQLKLAETFDSVMPAPLVGTLTGNPSVDKPKLDAWAAEHTDDLIRSMPVDLDAGVELLLASAILLRTKWVRPFTEQVRRVPDGPWAGSWHWLERSDPDLESVRRYEDLTVVTVRGDADVDVLLGIGRGDVLPDLLAAHPDGGLSGAELIEAGEVGAEVAPGVRIGQTTSSRPEVKLSVPSFSIDVEHDLLQLRDLFGLTTVSSDPGARGHFSALSPTPLRIDQAKQRVLARFFATGFEAAAVTAMAMTRAAMITRQERRLEVTFDRPFAFVAVLRESRLPIVAGRVELPTEPGE, encoded by the coding sequence ATGGATGCCGACGTGGTGCGTGCGGTCAGCGAACTCACCAGCCGCTGGGCGCGGACGCTGCCCGCGGAGAACACCGTCGTGGCCGGGCTCGGGGTGTGGCCGTTGCTCGCACTGCTCGCGACCGGGGCGGACGAGCCGGGACGCGCGGAGCTCGCCGAGGCCGCCGGGGTCGATCCGGCGAGCGCCGCGACCGATGCGGTCCGGCTGGTCGAGGCGATCGAGGCGTCCGACGATCTGCACGCCGCGCTGGGCGTGTGGGTGGACGAGCAGCTGAAGCTCGCCGAGACGTTCGACAGCGTGATGCCGGCGCCGCTGGTCGGAACGCTGACCGGGAACCCGAGCGTCGACAAGCCGAAGCTGGATGCCTGGGCCGCCGAACACACCGACGACCTGATCCGCTCGATGCCGGTCGACCTGGACGCCGGTGTCGAGCTGCTGCTCGCGTCGGCGATCCTGCTGCGGACGAAGTGGGTCCGCCCGTTCACCGAGCAGGTCCGCCGGGTGCCCGACGGCCCATGGGCCGGCTCGTGGCATTGGCTGGAGCGCTCCGACCCGGACCTCGAATCGGTACGGCGGTACGAGGACCTGACCGTGGTCACGGTACGTGGAGACGCGGACGTCGACGTACTGCTCGGGATCGGGCGGGGCGACGTACTCCCTGATCTGCTCGCTGCTCACCCCGATGGCGGACTGTCCGGGGCCGAGCTGATCGAGGCCGGGGAGGTCGGGGCGGAGGTAGCGCCCGGCGTGCGGATCGGGCAGACGACCTCGTCGCGGCCCGAGGTGAAACTGTCGGTGCCGTCGTTCAGTATCGACGTGGAGCACGACCTGCTGCAGCTGCGGGACTTGTTCGGGTTGACGACGGTGTCGTCGGATCCGGGTGCGCGTGGGCATTTCAGTGCGCTCAGCCCGACGCCGTTGCGGATCGATCAGGCCAAGCAGCGGGTGCTCGCACGGTTCTTCGCGACCGGGTTCGAGGCGGCGGCGGTGACCGCGATGGCGATGACGCGGGCCGCGATGATCACCCGGCAGGAGCGGCGGCTCGAGGTCACGTTCGACCGGCCGTTCGCGTTCGTCGCCGTACTGCGGGAATCGCGGCTGCCGATCGTGGCGGGCCGGGTCGAGCTGCCTACTGAGCCGGGAGAGTGA
- a CDS encoding TetR/AcrR family transcriptional regulator produces the protein MSRDSLLADAVEHFAKNGIGDASLRTIATSIGTSHRMLIYHFGSREGLLAEVVRTVEQQQRDLLATLADLPVEEQAEQFWRRVTEAALVYGPLFFELSAHAMQDLPYTESLKADLINVWLPPLIELCIRAGLPADQAPAYARLGLAASRGLLFDLLLTGDHAGVDEASALLNRLFTLPAQ, from the coding sequence GTGAGTCGCGACAGTCTGCTGGCTGACGCGGTCGAGCACTTCGCGAAGAACGGGATCGGCGACGCGAGCCTGCGCACTATCGCGACCTCCATCGGTACCAGCCATCGGATGCTGATCTACCACTTCGGCTCGCGGGAGGGCCTGCTCGCCGAAGTGGTCCGTACCGTCGAACAGCAACAACGCGACCTGCTCGCCACCTTGGCGGACCTGCCCGTCGAGGAGCAGGCCGAGCAGTTCTGGCGCCGCGTGACCGAGGCCGCGCTCGTGTACGGGCCGCTGTTCTTCGAGCTGAGCGCGCACGCGATGCAGGACCTGCCGTACACCGAGTCGCTCAAGGCGGACCTGATCAACGTCTGGCTGCCGCCGCTGATCGAGCTGTGCATCCGGGCCGGCCTCCCCGCCGACCAGGCACCCGCGTACGCGCGGCTCGGTCTGGCGGCGTCCCGCGGCCTGCTGTTCGACCTGTTGCTGACCGGCGATCACGCGGGCGTCGACGAGGCGTCCGCGCTGCTCAACCGCCTATTCACTCTCCCGGCTCAGTAG
- a CDS encoding SRPBCC family protein, producing MRFDHSTTIQAAPERVWEVFSDVERWPDWTPTVDSVERLDAGRIHVGARTRIRQPKLPVAVWEVTELKEGEYFEWVSKAPGIKTTGGHRVIGTPQGTVATATIIQEGLLGWLFGRLYAKLTKNYIATETTKLKEICESRQSAG from the coding sequence ATGCGCTTCGATCACTCCACCACGATCCAGGCCGCGCCCGAGCGGGTCTGGGAGGTCTTCAGCGATGTCGAGCGGTGGCCCGACTGGACCCCGACCGTCGATTCCGTCGAGCGGCTGGACGCGGGCCGGATCCACGTCGGCGCCCGGACCCGGATCCGCCAGCCCAAGCTCCCGGTGGCGGTCTGGGAGGTAACCGAACTCAAGGAAGGCGAGTACTTCGAATGGGTCTCGAAGGCTCCCGGCATCAAGACCACCGGCGGCCACCGCGTGATCGGTACGCCGCAAGGCACGGTCGCGACCGCGACGATCATCCAGGAGGGCCTACTCGGCTGGCTGTTCGGAAGGCTCTACGCCAAACTCACCAAGAACTACATCGCCACCGAGACGACCAAGCTCAAGGAGATCTGTGAGTCGCGACAGTCTGCTGGCTGA
- a CDS encoding PhzF family phenazine biosynthesis protein: MTDLHVEVVRVFTDPDGRFGNPLGIVDGALVPEPDRQAVAAALGYSETVYVDDAATGTLRIYSATGEMPFAGHPTVGAAAYLHTHGHPVGTLHVPAGPIQVTRTGDLFSVRANTTWGSTWDWHELPTPEDVLTATPFSYTAGHTYLWSWQDKPAAIIRARAFAPAMNVEEDEATGSAVTQLTAHLRRALHVIQGAGSHLQTTWHPPTHATVGGRVTPAEPRTLKL, translated from the coding sequence TTGACTGACCTGCACGTCGAGGTCGTCCGGGTCTTCACCGACCCCGACGGCCGGTTCGGCAACCCGCTCGGCATCGTCGACGGTGCCCTCGTCCCCGAGCCCGACCGCCAGGCGGTCGCCGCGGCCCTCGGCTACAGCGAAACCGTGTACGTCGACGACGCCGCCACCGGCACGCTGCGCATCTACTCCGCCACCGGAGAAATGCCCTTCGCTGGCCACCCCACCGTCGGCGCCGCCGCCTACCTCCACACCCACGGCCACCCGGTAGGCACCCTCCACGTCCCAGCCGGCCCCATCCAGGTCACCCGCACCGGAGACCTCTTCTCCGTCCGCGCCAACACCACCTGGGGCAGCACCTGGGACTGGCACGAACTCCCCACCCCCGAGGACGTCCTCACAGCCACCCCGTTCTCCTACACGGCCGGCCACACCTACCTCTGGTCCTGGCAAGACAAACCCGCCGCCATCATCCGAGCCCGAGCCTTCGCCCCCGCCATGAACGTAGAAGAAGACGAAGCCACCGGCTCCGCGGTCACCCAACTAACCGCCCACCTGAGGCGCGCCCTCCACGTCATCCAGGGCGCCGGCTCCCACCTCCAAACCACCTGGCACCCCCCAACCCACGCCACAGTCGGCGGCCGAGTGACCCCCGCCGAACCCCGCACCCTCAAGCTCTAG